The proteins below are encoded in one region of Mycobacterium pseudokansasii:
- the thyX gene encoding FAD-dependent thymidylate synthase, translating to MAHTAPLRVHLIAKTEFWAPSDVPWTTDADGGSALVEFAGRACYQSWSKPNPRTATNAGYLKHIIDVGHFSVLEHASVSFYITGISRSCTHELIRHRHFSYSQLSQRYVPEGDSQVVVPPGMEDDPELQQILTAAADASRATYTELLTKLEAKFADQPNAVLRRKQARQAARAVLPNATETRIVVTGNYRAWRHFIAMRASEHADMEIRRLAIECLRQLADVAPAAFADFEVTTLADGSEVATSPLATEA from the coding sequence GTGGCCCACACCGCCCCGCTACGCGTGCACCTGATCGCCAAGACCGAGTTCTGGGCGCCGTCCGACGTGCCGTGGACCACCGACGCCGACGGCGGCTCGGCGTTGGTGGAGTTTGCCGGCCGGGCGTGCTACCAGAGCTGGTCCAAGCCCAACCCCAGGACCGCGACCAATGCCGGCTACCTCAAGCACATCATCGACGTCGGCCATTTCTCGGTGCTCGAGCACGCGAGCGTGTCCTTCTACATCACCGGGATCTCGCGGTCGTGCACCCATGAGTTGATCCGGCACCGCCACTTCTCTTATTCGCAGCTGTCGCAACGCTACGTGCCGGAAGGCGACTCGCAGGTCGTCGTGCCCCCGGGAATGGAGGACGACCCCGAATTGCAGCAGATCCTGACCGCCGCCGCCGACGCCAGCCGCGCCACCTACACCGAGTTGCTGACCAAGCTGGAGGCCAAGTTCGCCGACCAGCCCAACGCTGTGCTACGACGCAAACAGGCACGCCAGGCCGCCCGTGCCGTGCTGCCCAACGCCACCGAGACCCGCATCGTCGTCACCGGCAACTACCGGGCGTGGCGGCACTTCATCGCCATGCGGGCCAGCGAGCACGCTGACATGGAGATCCGGCGGCTGGCCATCGAGTGCCTGCGTCAGCTCGCCGACGTCGCACCCGCGGCGTTCGCCGACTTCGAGGTCACGACCCTGGCCGACGGCAGCGAGGTTGCGACGAGTCCGTTGGCGACCGAAGCCTGA
- the dapA gene encoding 4-hydroxy-tetrahydrodipicolinate synthase produces the protein MSTVGFDVPARLGTLLTAMVTPFGADGYLDTAAAARLANRLVDQGCDGLVVSGTTGESPTTTDDEKLELLRVVLEAVGDRARVVAGAGSYDTAHSIRLAKSCAAEGAHGLLVVTPYYSKPPQSGLRAHFTAVADATDLPVLLYDIPGRSGVPIESETIRALASHPNIVGVKDAKADLPSGAQIIADTGLAYYSGDDALNLPWLAMGAIGFISVIGHLAAGQLRELLSAFQSGDIATARKINVAVSPLCKAMSRLGGVTMAKAGLRLQGFEAGDPRLPQMPATPEQIDALAADMRAVSVLR, from the coding sequence GTGAGCACCGTCGGATTCGACGTCCCAGCGCGCTTGGGGACACTGCTGACCGCGATGGTGACACCATTTGGCGCCGATGGCTACCTGGACACCGCCGCCGCGGCGCGTCTGGCGAATCGTCTGGTGGACCAGGGATGCGATGGCCTGGTGGTTTCGGGTACCACCGGTGAGTCGCCGACGACCACCGACGACGAGAAGCTCGAGTTGCTGCGTGTGGTCTTGGAGGCGGTGGGTGACCGGGCGCGGGTGGTCGCCGGCGCCGGCAGCTACGACACCGCGCACAGCATCCGGCTGGCCAAGTCATGCGCTGCCGAAGGTGCGCACGGGCTGCTGGTGGTCACCCCGTACTACTCGAAGCCGCCGCAGAGTGGGCTGCGGGCACATTTCACCGCCGTTGCCGACGCGACCGATTTGCCGGTGCTGCTCTACGACATCCCGGGCAGGTCCGGCGTGCCGATCGAGTCCGAGACCATCCGCGCGCTGGCGTCGCACCCCAACATCGTCGGGGTTAAAGACGCCAAAGCCGACCTGCCCAGCGGGGCCCAGATCATCGCCGACACAGGACTGGCCTATTACTCCGGCGACGACGCGCTCAACCTGCCGTGGCTGGCAATGGGCGCCATCGGGTTCATCAGCGTGATCGGTCATCTGGCGGCAGGTCAGCTTCGCGAGTTGCTGTCGGCGTTCCAGTCGGGCGACATCGCCACCGCTCGCAAGATCAACGTCGCGGTTAGTCCGTTGTGCAAGGCGATGAGCCGTCTGGGCGGCGTGACGATGGCCAAAGCGGGCCTGCGGCTGCAGGGCTTCGAAGCCGGCGATCCTCGGCTGCCGCAGATGCCCGCAACACCGGAGCAGATCGACGCATTGGCCGCCGACATGCGTGCAGTTTCGGTGCTTCGGTGA
- a CDS encoding ribonuclease J has product MNEDLPPPAPLAAGGLRVTALGGVGEIGRNMTVFEHLGRLLIIDCGVLFPTHDEPGVDLILPDLRHIEDRLDDIEALVLTHAHEDHIGAIPFLLKLRPDIPVVGSRFTLALVAAKCREHRIKPVFIEVKEGQSSRHGVFECEYFAVNHSIPDALAIAVYTGAGTVLHTGDIKLDQLPLDGRPTDLPGMSRLGDAGVDLFLCDSTNAEIPGVGPSESEVGPTLHRLIRGAEGRVIVACFASNVDRVQQIIDAAVALGRRVSFVGRSMVRNMGIARELGFLRVADSDLIDIAAAEMMPAEQVVLITTGTQGEPMSALSRMSRGEHRSITLTSGDLIVLSSSLIPGNEEAVYGVIDELSKIGARVVTNAQARVHVSGHAYSGELLFLYNGVRPRHVMPVHGTWRMLRANAKLAAGTGVPEESILLAENGVSVDLVGGRASVAGAVPVGKMFVDGLITGDVGEITLGERLILSSGFVAVTVVVKRGTGRPVAAPHLYSRGFSEDPKALEPAVRKVEAELESLVAASVTDPTRIAQGVRRTVGKWVGETYRRQPMIVPTVIEV; this is encoded by the coding sequence GTGAACGAAGACCTCCCGCCACCAGCTCCGTTGGCCGCGGGCGGATTACGGGTCACTGCGCTGGGCGGCGTCGGCGAAATCGGCCGCAACATGACGGTTTTCGAGCATCTGGGGCGGCTGCTGATCATCGATTGCGGGGTGCTGTTCCCCACCCACGACGAGCCGGGCGTCGATTTGATCCTGCCCGATCTGCGTCATATCGAAGACCGCCTCGACGACATCGAGGCGCTGGTGTTGACGCACGCGCACGAGGACCACATCGGGGCCATTCCCTTCCTGCTCAAGCTGCGTCCCGACATTCCCGTCGTGGGCTCCAGGTTCACCCTGGCGCTGGTCGCCGCCAAATGCCGTGAACACCGCATCAAACCGGTGTTCATCGAAGTCAAAGAGGGCCAGAGCAGCAGGCACGGAGTCTTCGAATGCGAATACTTCGCGGTCAACCACTCTATCCCCGACGCACTGGCCATCGCGGTCTACACAGGTGCGGGCACCGTCCTGCACACCGGCGACATCAAGCTCGATCAACTACCGCTCGACGGACGTCCCACCGACCTGCCCGGCATGTCCCGGCTCGGCGACGCCGGCGTGGACCTGTTCTTGTGCGACTCGACAAACGCCGAGATCCCAGGCGTCGGACCATCGGAAAGCGAGGTGGGCCCAACGCTGCACCGGTTGATCCGGGGTGCCGAGGGCCGGGTCATCGTGGCATGCTTTGCCTCCAATGTGGACCGGGTGCAGCAAATCATCGACGCCGCAGTGGCTTTGGGCCGGCGGGTGTCATTCGTGGGCCGGTCGATGGTGCGCAACATGGGTATCGCAAGGGAATTGGGTTTCCTGCGGGTGGCCGATTCGGACCTCATCGACATCGCTGCCGCGGAGATGATGCCGGCCGAACAGGTGGTGCTGATCACCACCGGCACGCAGGGCGAACCGATGTCGGCGCTGTCTCGAATGTCGCGCGGCGAACATCGCAGTATCACTTTGACTTCGGGTGATCTCATCGTGTTGTCGTCGTCGCTGATCCCCGGAAACGAGGAGGCGGTCTACGGCGTCATCGACGAGCTCTCCAAGATCGGAGCTCGCGTTGTCACCAATGCCCAAGCGCGGGTGCATGTTTCCGGACACGCATACAGTGGCGAACTGCTGTTTCTGTACAACGGGGTACGGCCGCGCCATGTGATGCCGGTACACGGGACCTGGCGAATGCTGCGCGCCAACGCCAAGCTCGCGGCCGGCACCGGAGTTCCGGAAGAATCGATACTGTTGGCCGAGAACGGGGTCAGCGTCGATCTGGTTGGCGGCAGAGCATCGGTCGCCGGTGCCGTGCCGGTCGGAAAGATGTTCGTCGACGGGCTGATCACCGGCGACGTCGGCGAAATCACCCTGGGTGAACGGCTGATCCTGTCGTCGGGTTTTGTCGCGGTGACCGTGGTGGTCAAGCGTGGCACCGGGCGCCCGGTGGCGGCGCCGCATCTGTATTCGCGCGGCTTTTCCGAAGATCCCAAGGCGCTGGAACCCGCCGTGCGCAAGGTCGAAGCGGAGCTGGAATCGCTGGTCGCCGCCAGCGTCACCGATCCCACCCGGATCGCGCAGGGCGTGCGTCGCACGGTCGGCAAGTGGGTGGGCGAAACCTACCGCCGCCAGCCGATGATCGTGCCCACGGTGATCGAGGTCTGA
- a CDS encoding winged helix-turn-helix domain-containing protein: protein MSTMTAAQARRVAVAAQGFAEPKPAGPITRAHLKRLILRIHVLQLDSVSVAVRAHYAPVFSRLGPYDRDVLDRVAWGPRSSRLLVEYWAHEAALMAVDDWPLLRWRMRHYRHGRWGTQIVKANPQLADDIVAAVAELGPSTAGQIEAHLAAEPRMRKGTWWNRSDAKWVAEALFASGVLTTATRVGFARHYDLVERVLPAEVLAREVDDDEAVRQLTLRATTALGVGTEADLRDYFRLTTRQVKPAIAELVAAGEIERVNVEGWPAPAYLRSGQTVPRRDRGTALVCPFDPLIFFRPRVKRLFDFHYRIEIYTPAPQRQYGYYVWPLLLDGRLVARVDLKADRAADALRVVGAFGEPDAPRPRVAAALAGELQAMASWLGLAGVGVSGRGDLAGQLRTAAKQAGG from the coding sequence ATGAGCACCATGACTGCTGCGCAGGCCCGCCGGGTGGCGGTTGCGGCACAAGGCTTCGCCGAGCCGAAACCCGCCGGCCCGATCACTCGGGCACACCTCAAGCGGCTGATCTTGCGGATCCATGTGCTGCAGCTGGACTCGGTGTCGGTAGCGGTGCGGGCACATTACGCGCCGGTATTCAGCCGCCTGGGACCCTACGACCGCGACGTGCTGGACCGCGTCGCATGGGGCCCGCGCTCGTCGCGTTTGCTGGTCGAATATTGGGCGCACGAAGCCGCACTGATGGCCGTCGACGACTGGCCGCTGCTGCGCTGGAGGATGCGTCATTACCGGCATGGACGTTGGGGAACTCAGATTGTCAAGGCCAACCCGCAGTTGGCCGACGACATCGTTGCCGCGGTCGCCGAACTCGGACCCAGCACTGCCGGTCAGATCGAAGCGCACCTGGCCGCGGAGCCGCGCATGCGAAAAGGAACGTGGTGGAATCGCAGCGACGCCAAGTGGGTCGCCGAGGCGCTGTTCGCCTCCGGGGTGCTCACGACCGCTACTCGCGTCGGCTTTGCCCGCCACTACGACCTGGTGGAGCGAGTACTGCCGGCAGAGGTGCTGGCGCGAGAGGTCGACGACGACGAAGCCGTGCGCCAACTGACGCTGCGAGCCACCACCGCGCTGGGCGTCGGCACCGAGGCCGACCTTCGCGACTATTTCCGGCTGACCACCCGACAGGTCAAGCCGGCGATCGCAGAGCTGGTAGCCGCGGGTGAAATCGAGCGGGTGAATGTTGAGGGCTGGCCGGCGCCGGCCTACCTGCGGTCCGGCCAGACCGTGCCACGCCGCGACCGCGGCACCGCGCTGGTGTGTCCCTTCGACCCATTGATCTTCTTCCGGCCACGGGTCAAGCGGCTGTTCGATTTTCACTACCGCATCGAGATCTACACCCCGGCGCCCCAACGCCAGTACGGCTACTACGTGTGGCCGCTGCTGCTGGACGGACGGCTGGTCGCGCGGGTGGACCTCAAAGCCGACCGCGCCGCCGATGCGTTGCGCGTGGTGGGGGCGTTCGGTGAGCCCGACGCACCGCGGCCGCGGGTCGCCGCGGCACTGGCCGGCGAGCTGCAGGCGATGGCGTCCTGGCTGGGGTTGGCCGGTGTCGGCGTGTCCGGGCGCGGGGACCTGGCCGGGCAGCTTCGCACTGCGGCCAAGCAGGCCGGCGGATGA
- a CDS encoding type I restriction-modification system subunit M, with amino-acid sequence MPPGKKHEPSTLKELKDTLWKSANKLRGSIGASQYKDVILGLLFLKYLSDADTEQRTAIGATLSAGGTDGGAFTVPPNARWEFLAAHAEGKSVIAGEPEKSIGALIDEAMDAVMQANPALAVSLPRMYNRDNIDQRRLGELLGLFSTARFSRQGEHRARDLMGEVYEYFIGNFARAEGKRGGEFFTPASVVKVIVEVLEPSRGRVYDPCCGSGGMFVQTEKFAYEHSGDVNDICIYGQESVEETWRMAKMNLAVHGIDNNGLGTRWGDTFVCDQHAGVLMDCVMANPPFNIKDWARDEKDPRWRFGVPPANNANYAWIQHILFKLAPGGRAGVVMANGSMSSNSGGEGIIRGHIVEADLVACMVALPVQLFRSTGIPVCLWFFAMDKKAGRQGTIDRSGQVLFIDAREFGHLVDRTERALAAEEITLIGDTYHAWRGTRSADSKRIAYQDISGFCKSVTLAEIRAANYALTPGRYVDAPETECGRESIGGEITRLTEELLTALDESARLEAVLRKQLKRLDA; translated from the coding sequence ATGCCTCCCGGGAAGAAGCACGAACCGTCGACGCTCAAGGAGCTCAAGGACACGCTCTGGAAGTCCGCCAACAAGCTGCGGGGGTCTATAGGGGCGAGCCAATACAAAGACGTGATCCTTGGCCTGCTGTTCCTCAAGTACTTGTCGGACGCTGATACCGAGCAGCGCACCGCAATCGGGGCGACGTTGTCGGCGGGCGGCACGGACGGCGGTGCGTTCACGGTGCCGCCGAACGCCCGATGGGAGTTCCTGGCCGCACATGCCGAAGGCAAGTCGGTGATCGCCGGTGAACCAGAGAAGAGCATCGGTGCGCTGATCGACGAGGCGATGGACGCAGTGATGCAAGCTAATCCGGCGCTTGCCGTGAGCCTGCCTCGGATGTACAACCGGGACAACATCGACCAGCGCCGGCTCGGTGAGCTGCTCGGACTGTTCAGCACGGCACGTTTCAGCCGCCAGGGTGAGCATCGCGCGCGGGACCTGATGGGGGAGGTGTACGAGTACTTCATCGGCAACTTCGCTCGCGCGGAGGGAAAGCGGGGAGGGGAGTTCTTCACTCCCGCGAGCGTGGTCAAGGTGATCGTGGAGGTGCTGGAGCCGTCACGCGGTCGGGTCTATGACCCGTGCTGCGGCTCCGGCGGCATGTTTGTGCAGACGGAGAAGTTCGCTTACGAGCACAGCGGCGACGTGAATGATATTTGTATCTACGGCCAGGAGAGCGTTGAGGAGACCTGGCGAATGGCCAAGATGAACCTCGCCGTCCACGGTATCGACAACAACGGGCTCGGTACCCGGTGGGGTGACACGTTCGTCTGCGACCAGCATGCGGGCGTCCTGATGGACTGCGTGATGGCCAATCCGCCCTTCAACATCAAAGACTGGGCGCGTGACGAGAAAGATCCACGGTGGCGTTTCGGCGTTCCGCCCGCCAACAACGCGAACTACGCTTGGATTCAACACATCTTGTTCAAGCTTGCACCGGGTGGCAGGGCCGGGGTGGTGATGGCGAACGGCTCGATGTCGTCGAACTCTGGCGGCGAAGGCATAATTCGCGGCCATATCGTCGAGGCAGATCTGGTTGCCTGCATGGTCGCACTGCCGGTTCAGCTGTTCCGCAGCACCGGGATTCCGGTATGTCTATGGTTCTTCGCCATGGATAAGAAAGCGGGTCGTCAAGGCACGATCGACCGCTCCGGCCAGGTGCTGTTCATTGACGCGCGCGAATTCGGCCATCTGGTCGACCGAACCGAGCGGGCATTGGCCGCCGAAGAAATCACGCTTATCGGCGATACCTACCACGCGTGGCGCGGAACGCGTTCGGCTGACTCGAAAAGAATTGCTTACCAAGATATTTCCGGATTCTGCAAATCTGTGACGTTGGCGGAGATAAGAGCGGCCAACTATGCACTCACCCCGGGCCGGTACGTGGACGCACCCGAAACCGAGTGCGGGCGTGAGTCGATCGGTGGCGAAATCACACGGTTGACGGAGGAGCTGTTGACGGCGCTGGACGAGTCGGCGCGTCTGGAGGCGGTGTTGCGCAAGCAGTTGAAGCGGCTCGATGCGTGA
- a CDS encoding SAM-dependent methyltransferase has protein sequence MARNPAAQTAFGPMVLSAVEQNEPPEHRLVDDDLADLFLPRPLRWLVSATRPTTLRRLFIAGSEWSGRGLWANLVCRKRFIGDKLAAAIDDVDAVVILGAGLDTRAYRLTRQVRIPVFEVDLPVNIARKAKTVRRVLGELPLSVRLVALDFEHDDLLTALAEHGYRTDYRVFFICEGVTQYLSERAVRRMLDGLRATAPGSRLVFTYVRRDFIDGTNRYGTRTLYRAVRQRRQLWHFGLLPEQVADFLAEYGWRLVEQAGPDELVQRYVAPTGRKLKASQIEWSAYAEKI, from the coding sequence ATGGCCCGAAATCCCGCTGCGCAAACTGCATTCGGCCCGATGGTCCTATCGGCCGTCGAACAAAACGAGCCACCCGAGCACCGGCTGGTGGACGACGACCTCGCGGACCTGTTCTTACCCAGGCCGCTGCGCTGGCTCGTCAGCGCCACCCGGCCGACGACGCTCCGGCGCCTGTTCATCGCGGGGTCGGAGTGGTCGGGCCGCGGGCTGTGGGCCAACCTGGTGTGCCGCAAACGATTCATCGGTGACAAGCTTGCCGCCGCAATCGACGACGTCGACGCGGTCGTGATTCTCGGCGCCGGATTGGACACCCGCGCTTATCGGTTGACCCGACAGGTACGCATCCCGGTCTTCGAAGTGGACCTCCCGGTCAACATCGCGCGAAAGGCCAAGACGGTACGGCGGGTGCTGGGCGAGTTGCCGCTGTCCGTTCGGTTGGTAGCCTTGGATTTCGAGCACGACGATCTGCTCACTGCACTGGCCGAGCACGGCTACCGCACCGATTACCGGGTCTTCTTCATCTGCGAAGGCGTGACCCAATACCTGAGCGAACGCGCCGTCCGGCGGATGTTGGACGGACTGCGCGCCACCGCACCGGGTAGCCGCTTGGTGTTCACCTACGTGCGCCGCGACTTCATCGACGGGACTAACCGCTACGGCACCCGGACGCTGTACCGCGCCGTCCGGCAGCGACGTCAGCTGTGGCATTTCGGCCTGCTGCCCGAGCAGGTGGCCGATTTTCTCGCCGAGTACGGATGGCGGCTGGTGGAACAGGCCGGTCCTGATGAACTCGTCCAGCGCTATGTCGCGCCCACCGGCCGCAAACTCAAGGCCTCGCAGATCGAGTGGTCGGCCTATGCGGAGAAGATCTAG
- a CDS encoding dihydrofolate reductase: MTTVGLIWAQSTSGVIGRGGDIPWRVPEDLGHFKGVTLGHTVVMGRRTWDSLPAAARPLPGRRNVVLSRQPGFLAEGAEVVGSLEDALTGPGDTWVIGGEQIYTLAMPVAIRCEVTEVDVDLPRDDDDALAPLLDETWHGDMGEWLVSRSGLRYRFHSYYR, from the coding sequence CGGTGGGCCTGATCTGGGCTCAGTCAACGTCGGGTGTCATCGGCCGCGGCGGTGACATTCCCTGGCGGGTACCCGAAGACCTCGGCCACTTCAAAGGAGTCACCCTGGGCCACACGGTGGTGATGGGCCGGCGGACCTGGGACTCGTTGCCAGCCGCTGCCCGGCCTCTGCCCGGCCGGCGAAACGTGGTACTGAGCCGCCAGCCTGGCTTCCTGGCGGAGGGAGCCGAGGTGGTCGGTTCACTCGAGGACGCCCTCACCGGCCCGGGGGACACCTGGGTGATCGGCGGGGAGCAGATCTACACCCTTGCCATGCCGGTGGCCATCAGATGTGAGGTCACCGAGGTCGACGTCGACCTACCCCGCGACGACGACGACGCCCTGGCTCCGCTGCTCGACGAGACGTGGCATGGCGACATGGGGGAGTGGCTGGTGAGCCGGTCGGGATTGCGCTACCGGTTTCACAGCTACTACCGGTGA
- a CDS encoding restriction endonuclease subunit S, which produces MSAGQVRLGDHLDFAHGRALPTRLSDAGFPVCGANGIIGYADQPNARGPLIVIGRVGSYCGSVHYHDCDVWVTDNALACRAKRPEETRYWYYALQGCGLNRYRAGSGQPLLSQTILRDVSTRAAAAPDRSRIGEVLAALDDKIAANKRVIEAAEALMLAIVDNVSDRVPLSTLAIRSTASRNPQEFDGAVAYYSLPAFDDGAQPAVVDSRTIKSVKFVLTQPCVLFSKLNPRIPRIWNVISFPAELALTSTEFVVLHPVGVDTSALWSALRQPDVGARLRRWVAGVTGSRQRIQPVELLHALVRDVRRLTTGQATAISGLGALCHGRRVESAQLAAGRDALLPLLVCGDLDVTDAAPMRTRRN; this is translated from the coding sequence ATGAGCGCCGGACAGGTGAGACTGGGCGATCATCTCGATTTCGCCCACGGACGTGCTTTGCCGACGCGGCTGTCAGACGCCGGCTTTCCGGTCTGTGGCGCCAACGGGATCATCGGTTATGCGGACCAACCCAATGCCCGGGGGCCGCTGATCGTCATCGGCCGGGTCGGTTCGTATTGCGGCAGCGTGCATTACCACGATTGCGACGTGTGGGTCACCGACAACGCACTCGCCTGTCGCGCCAAGCGCCCCGAGGAAACGCGCTACTGGTATTACGCACTGCAGGGCTGCGGCCTCAATCGGTATCGCGCCGGATCGGGCCAGCCGTTGCTCAGTCAGACCATCCTGCGCGACGTTTCGACGCGTGCTGCCGCCGCGCCTGACCGTTCCCGAATTGGGGAAGTGCTCGCAGCATTGGACGACAAGATCGCAGCCAACAAGCGAGTTATCGAAGCCGCCGAGGCGTTGATGCTGGCGATCGTCGACAATGTTTCTGATCGGGTGCCGCTTTCGACCCTGGCGATAAGGTCAACCGCGAGTCGCAATCCCCAGGAATTCGACGGCGCCGTCGCTTATTACAGCCTTCCCGCATTCGACGACGGCGCCCAGCCCGCCGTCGTCGACAGCCGAACGATCAAGAGCGTCAAGTTCGTTTTGACGCAGCCGTGCGTATTGTTTTCGAAGCTGAATCCGAGGATTCCGCGAATCTGGAATGTCATCAGCTTCCCGGCGGAACTGGCGCTGACGAGTACGGAATTCGTCGTGCTGCATCCTGTTGGCGTCGATACGTCGGCGTTGTGGTCAGCTTTGCGACAACCCGATGTCGGGGCCAGGCTCCGGCGTTGGGTGGCGGGGGTGACGGGAAGCCGTCAACGAATCCAACCGGTTGAACTTCTGCACGCACTGGTGCGCGATGTGCGGCGATTGACCACCGGACAGGCAACAGCGATATCCGGCCTGGGTGCTCTGTGCCATGGCCGACGCGTCGAATCGGCGCAGTTGGCGGCGGGCCGCGACGCGCTGCTTCCGCTCTTGGTGTGCGGCGACCTCGATGTCACAGATGCCGCGCCGATGCGCACACGACGGAATTAA
- a CDS encoding MFS transporter translates to MGLLTQFRSFNYPSRVLMINHFGINIGSFMLMPYLAGYLTGPLGLPTWAVGLLMGVRTLSNQGMFLVGGTWADRLGYKPPIAAGCLLQTVAYTMLAVAHSLPMLVIAAAGTGIAGALFTPAVRAYLAVDSGDRGVEAFALYSVFYQAGVLLGPLVGLALLTMNFRIVVLGAAGVFAALTVAQLLALPHHRADPPQLAPELGPQSSPRSGPQSGNVKPSILQDWRMIVSNRSFLWFAACMTGRYLLTFQIYLALPIQASALAPHQQSLLVAAMFAVSGLLSIVGQQHITRWLASRWEPGRSLLVGAVVMAASFVPLALVPTAHELGTAAAVAALLMSTLLLSIASTVMFPFEMRAVVQLSGERLVATHYGFYSTIIGFGVLVGNLGIGSLMSSARRWNAHELPWIVMVLVGMVAAYGLRRLDSRARESISPSVPLRQKLLR, encoded by the coding sequence ATGGGGCTCCTCACTCAGTTTCGCAGTTTCAATTACCCCAGTCGTGTGCTGATGATCAACCATTTCGGCATCAACATCGGCTCCTTCATGCTGATGCCGTACTTGGCGGGGTATTTGACCGGGCCACTCGGGTTGCCTACGTGGGCCGTGGGTTTGTTGATGGGCGTCCGCACCTTGTCCAACCAGGGCATGTTTTTGGTGGGTGGCACGTGGGCGGACCGACTTGGCTACAAGCCGCCGATCGCGGCCGGTTGCCTGCTGCAGACCGTCGCCTACACCATGCTGGCCGTCGCGCATTCGCTGCCGATGTTGGTGATCGCGGCCGCCGGAACGGGGATTGCCGGGGCGCTGTTCACCCCCGCGGTGCGCGCCTATCTTGCCGTTGACTCCGGTGACCGCGGGGTTGAGGCGTTCGCGCTGTACAGCGTCTTCTACCAGGCGGGAGTCTTGTTGGGTCCGTTGGTGGGATTGGCGCTGCTGACGATGAATTTCAGGATCGTCGTTCTCGGCGCCGCCGGTGTCTTCGCCGCGCTTACTGTCGCGCAGCTGCTGGCACTGCCCCACCACCGGGCCGATCCACCCCAGTTGGCCCCCGAGTTGGGCCCCCAGTCGAGCCCCCGGTCGGGCCCCCAGTCGGGAAATGTGAAGCCTTCCATCCTGCAGGACTGGCGCATGATCGTGAGCAACCGGTCGTTCCTGTGGTTTGCCGCCTGTATGACCGGCCGCTATCTGCTGACTTTCCAGATATACCTTGCACTTCCGATTCAGGCCTCGGCCTTGGCTCCGCATCAGCAATCACTGTTGGTCGCAGCCATGTTCGCGGTATCGGGTCTGCTCTCGATCGTCGGCCAACAACACATCACCCGCTGGCTGGCGTCCCGATGGGAGCCGGGGCGCAGCCTATTGGTCGGGGCGGTGGTGATGGCTGCATCGTTCGTACCGCTTGCGCTCGTTCCCACCGCCCACGAGCTAGGTACCGCGGCCGCCGTAGCGGCATTGTTGATGTCGACGCTGCTGCTGTCCATCGCTTCGACGGTGATGTTTCCGTTCGAGATGCGCGCCGTCGTCCAATTATCCGGTGAACGGCTGGTGGCGACTCACTACGGGTTCTACAGCACCATAATCGGGTTTGGAGTCCTCGTCGGCAATCTCGGTATCGGATCACTGATGAGCTCCGCACGTCGCTGGAATGCCCACGAACTTCCTTGGATCGTAATGGTTCTCGTCGGGATGGTGGCCGCTTATGGGCTGCGCCGGCTAGACAGCCGCGCCCGTGAATCGATTTCGCCATCCGTCCCGTTGCGGCAGAAGTTGTTGCGTTAG
- a CDS encoding mycofactocin-coupled SDR family oxidoreductase, whose translation MARSSQGPLSGRVAFVTGAARGQGRAHAVRLAADGANVIAIDLCGQIASVPYPLGTADDLAHTVKLVEETGARIVAHQADVRDRASLAAALRAGLDEFGRLDIVVANAGIAPMQSGADGWRDVIDVNLTGVYHTVDVAIPAMISQGAGGSIVLISSAAGLAGFGSADAGSIGYTAAKHGLVGLMRLYANLLAPHNIRVNSVHPSAVGTPMIDNEFTAQWLADLAAQSASASGAGNALPVKILQAEDVANAVAWLVSDEARYITGVALPVDAGCVNKR comes from the coding sequence ATGGCACGGTCGTCGCAAGGGCCGCTGAGCGGCCGGGTCGCCTTCGTCACCGGAGCCGCGCGCGGTCAGGGTCGCGCCCATGCGGTTCGGCTGGCGGCCGACGGCGCGAACGTGATCGCGATCGACTTGTGCGGGCAGATCGCCAGCGTGCCCTACCCGCTGGGCACCGCCGACGACCTGGCACACACCGTCAAGCTCGTCGAGGAGACCGGCGCACGCATCGTGGCACACCAAGCCGATGTCCGCGATCGCGCGTCGCTGGCCGCTGCGCTGCGGGCGGGTCTCGACGAGTTCGGCCGGCTCGATATCGTCGTCGCCAATGCCGGGATCGCGCCGATGCAGTCCGGCGCCGACGGCTGGCGCGACGTCATCGACGTCAACCTCACCGGCGTCTATCACACCGTGGATGTCGCGATACCCGCCATGATCTCTCAAGGGGCCGGGGGCTCGATCGTGCTGATCAGTTCGGCGGCGGGGCTGGCCGGCTTCGGCAGCGCCGATGCCGGCTCCATCGGCTATACCGCGGCCAAACACGGACTGGTGGGGTTGATGCGGCTATACGCCAATTTGCTTGCGCCCCATAATATTAGAGTCAACTCCGTGCATCCGTCCGCGGTCGGCACACCGATGATCGACAACGAGTTCACCGCGCAGTGGCTTGCCGACCTGGCTGCTCAGTCCGCTTCGGCGTCGGGCGCGGGCAACGCGTTGCCGGTCAAGATTCTGCAAGCAGAGGACGTCGCCAATGCCGTGGCGTGGCTGGTGTCCGACGAAGCCCGATACATTACCGGCGTGGCGTTGCCAGTCGACGCGGGTTGTGTGAACAAGAGGTAG